A window of the Synechococcus sp. M16.1 genome harbors these coding sequences:
- the metK gene encoding methionine adenosyltransferase produces MSRYVFTSESVTEGHPDKICDQVSDAVLDALLAQDPASRVACETVVNTGLCMITGEVTSKAQVDFIHLVRNVIKEIGYSGARAGGFDANSCAVLVALDQQSPDIAQGVNEADDHAGDPLDLVGAGDQGIMFGYACNETPELMPLPISLAHRLSRRLAEVRHNGTLGYLLPDGKTQVSVVYENAKPVSIDTILISTQHTAEVDGISDEQGIRERITEDLWTHVVEPATADLALKPSREATKYLVNPTGKFVVGGPQGDAGLTGRKIIVDTYGGYARHGGGAFSGKDPTKVDRSAAYAARYVAKCLVAAGLAERAEVQLSYAIGVAKPVSILVESFGTSALANDALTALVQEHFDLRPGAIIETFGLRNLPQQRGGRFYQDTAAYGHFGRNDLNAPWEDVTAKSQELKQVAAA; encoded by the coding sequence ATGAGCCGTTACGTCTTTACGTCTGAGTCCGTAACCGAAGGGCATCCCGACAAGATCTGCGACCAGGTGAGCGACGCCGTTCTGGATGCTCTGCTGGCCCAGGATCCCGCCAGCCGTGTGGCCTGCGAGACCGTTGTGAACACCGGCCTCTGCATGATCACCGGTGAGGTGACCTCCAAGGCGCAGGTGGATTTCATCCACCTGGTGCGCAACGTGATCAAGGAGATCGGTTATAGCGGCGCCCGGGCCGGTGGCTTCGATGCCAACAGCTGTGCGGTGCTGGTGGCCCTCGACCAACAGTCCCCCGACATCGCCCAGGGCGTGAACGAGGCCGACGACCACGCCGGTGATCCCCTTGATCTGGTGGGAGCCGGCGACCAGGGAATCATGTTCGGCTACGCCTGCAACGAGACGCCCGAGCTGATGCCGTTGCCGATCAGCCTGGCCCACAGGCTGTCGCGCCGCCTGGCCGAAGTGCGCCACAACGGAACCCTGGGTTACCTGCTTCCCGATGGCAAAACCCAGGTGAGCGTCGTCTACGAAAACGCCAAGCCCGTCTCGATCGACACGATCCTGATCTCCACCCAGCACACCGCTGAAGTGGACGGGATCAGTGATGAGCAGGGCATCCGCGAGCGCATCACCGAAGACCTCTGGACCCATGTGGTGGAGCCGGCGACCGCCGATCTGGCCCTCAAGCCCTCCCGCGAGGCCACCAAGTATCTGGTGAACCCCACCGGCAAGTTCGTGGTGGGCGGCCCTCAGGGCGATGCCGGTCTCACCGGCCGCAAGATCATCGTGGACACCTACGGCGGCTATGCCCGCCACGGCGGTGGTGCTTTCTCCGGCAAGGACCCCACCAAAGTGGACCGTTCGGCCGCCTACGCCGCGCGCTACGTGGCCAAGTGCCTTGTGGCCGCAGGGCTCGCCGAACGGGCCGAAGTGCAGCTGAGCTACGCCATCGGCGTGGCCAAGCCCGTTTCGATCCTGGTGGAATCCTTCGGCACCAGCGCACTGGCCAACGATGCGCTCACCGCCTTAGTGCAGGAGCACTTCGATCTGCGCCCCGGCGCCATCATCGAGACCTTCGGCCTGCGCAACCTGCCCCAGCAACGGGGCGGCCGTTTCTATCAGGACACTGCGGCTTACGGCCATTTCGGGCGCAACGACCTCAACGCCCCCTGGGAAGACGTGACAGCGAAAAGCCAGGAGCTGAAGCAGGTCGCCGCGGCCTGA
- a CDS encoding HAD family hydrolase yields MAQLLLKGHPIGNFQGVLFDKDGTLSHSEPHLLALADARINKAVKVAKEQAPAMNPSELSHTLSRAFGVDHGMLDPGGTLAVASRQDNIASTATVFCLLGCSWPQALSLAHTCFDAVDQEGLIDTTPSPLINGAGQLLRNLHQQGVIAAVISNDTHSGIEDFLGHHQLGAGVAGIWSADDHPRKPDPQAVLELCDRLGLPPQRCALVGDAETDLQMALEAGIGGVIGFTDGWKRAPELPSAQHLLHSWDHLSVSTNS; encoded by the coding sequence ATGGCCCAACTGCTGCTGAAGGGACATCCCATCGGCAATTTCCAAGGGGTGCTGTTCGATAAGGACGGCACCCTTTCCCATAGCGAGCCGCATCTGCTGGCCTTAGCAGACGCACGCATCAACAAAGCCGTCAAGGTTGCTAAGGAACAAGCACCTGCGATGAACCCCTCTGAGCTGAGCCACACCCTGAGCAGAGCGTTTGGTGTTGACCACGGCATGCTCGATCCCGGCGGAACACTGGCGGTTGCCTCCAGGCAGGACAACATCGCCTCGACTGCAACGGTGTTCTGCCTGTTGGGCTGCTCATGGCCCCAGGCTCTCTCCCTGGCCCACACCTGCTTCGACGCAGTTGACCAGGAGGGCCTGATCGACACAACCCCAAGCCCGTTGATCAACGGGGCTGGGCAACTGCTGCGGAACCTGCACCAGCAGGGCGTCATCGCTGCTGTGATCAGCAACGACACCCATTCAGGCATTGAAGACTTCCTGGGTCACCATCAGCTCGGCGCAGGCGTTGCTGGCATCTGGAGTGCTGATGACCATCCGCGCAAACCCGATCCACAGGCTGTTCTGGAGCTGTGCGACAGGCTTGGCCTGCCACCCCAACGGTGTGCCTTGGTTGGCGATGCGGAGACCGACCTTCAGATGGCCCTCGAAGCCGGTATCGGCGGCGTGATCGGCTTCACCGATGGCTGGAAGCGTGCTCCGGAACTGCCATCAGCCCAGCATCTCCTCCACAGCTGGGATCACCTCTCCGTAAGCACCAACTCGTAA
- a CDS encoding 30S ribosomal protein S1, with product MSATPTEDQIQDQVQDANATEASAETAAAEQAFEGEDLSIPEDVPTADDPSSRAASRSLDDAGFTLDEFAALLSKYDYNFKPGDIVNGTVFALESKGAMIDIGAKTAAFMPLQEVSINRVEGLSDVLAPGEIREFFIMSEENEDGQLALSIRRIEYQRAWERVRQLQKEDATIYSEVFATNRGGALVRVEGLRGFIPGSHISTRKPKEELVADFLPLKFLEVDEERNRLVLSHRRALVERKMNRLEVGEVVVGTVRGIKPYGAFIDIGGVSGLLHISEISHEHIETPHSVLNVNDQMKVMIIDLDAERGRISLSTKALEPEPGDMLTDPQKVFEKAEEMAARYKQMLMEQAEEGEDPISSMMI from the coding sequence ATGTCTGCGACTCCGACAGAAGATCAGATCCAGGATCAGGTTCAGGACGCGAACGCCACAGAAGCCTCTGCAGAAACCGCCGCCGCCGAACAGGCGTTTGAAGGTGAGGATCTGAGCATTCCTGAAGACGTCCCCACCGCGGATGATCCAAGCAGCCGCGCCGCCAGCCGCAGCCTGGACGACGCCGGATTCACCCTGGATGAGTTCGCGGCTCTCCTCAGCAAGTACGACTACAACTTCAAGCCTGGCGACATCGTCAACGGCACGGTCTTCGCCCTGGAATCGAAGGGCGCCATGATCGACATCGGCGCCAAGACGGCTGCCTTCATGCCTCTGCAAGAGGTGTCGATCAACCGGGTCGAGGGTCTGAGCGACGTGCTCGCCCCCGGCGAAATCCGTGAGTTCTTCATCATGAGTGAGGAGAACGAGGATGGTCAGCTGGCGCTGTCGATCCGTCGGATCGAATACCAGCGGGCATGGGAGCGGGTCCGCCAGCTCCAGAAGGAAGACGCCACCATCTACTCCGAAGTGTTTGCCACCAACCGTGGTGGTGCCTTGGTACGTGTTGAAGGTCTGCGGGGCTTCATCCCCGGATCCCACATCAGCACCCGCAAGCCGAAGGAAGAACTGGTTGCCGACTTCCTGCCTCTGAAGTTCCTCGAGGTGGACGAAGAGCGCAACCGCCTGGTGCTCAGCCACCGCCGCGCCCTGGTGGAGCGGAAGATGAATCGCCTGGAAGTGGGCGAAGTTGTGGTGGGTACCGTCCGCGGCATCAAGCCCTACGGCGCCTTCATCGACATCGGTGGTGTGAGCGGTCTGCTGCACATTTCCGAGATCAGCCACGAGCACATCGAGACCCCCCACTCGGTGCTGAACGTGAATGATCAGATGAAAGTGATGATCATCGATCTGGATGCCGAGCGCGGCCGGATTTCGTTGTCCACGAAGGCTCTTGAGCCCGAACCCGGCGACATGCTGACCGACCCCCAGAAGGTGTTCGAAAAAGCCGAGGAAATGGCTGCTCGCTACAAGCAGATGCTGATGGAGCAGGCCGAAGAGGGCGAAGATCCGATCAGCTCCATGATGATCTGA
- the nrdR gene encoding transcriptional regulator NrdR, whose amino-acid sequence MQCPSCQNTDSRVLESRAADGGRSVRRRRECLNCEFRFTTYERVETVPITVIKRNGNREIFSRSKLLHGLNRACEKTGLDTSRLESLVEELELKLQQRTGKEVSSTEIGEFVLRDLKQISEVAYIRFASVYRQFRGIDDFVSTLETMNADQEQNHLATVR is encoded by the coding sequence ATGCAGTGCCCCTCCTGCCAAAACACAGATAGTCGCGTTCTCGAATCCAGGGCAGCGGATGGTGGACGCAGCGTGAGACGACGGCGTGAATGCCTCAACTGTGAATTTCGCTTCACCACCTATGAACGGGTGGAGACCGTTCCGATCACGGTGATCAAACGCAACGGCAACCGGGAAATCTTCAGTCGCAGCAAGTTGCTGCACGGCTTGAATCGGGCTTGCGAGAAAACGGGCTTGGACACCTCTCGGCTCGAATCCCTCGTGGAAGAACTCGAACTGAAACTTCAGCAACGCACCGGCAAGGAAGTGAGCAGCACCGAGATCGGTGAATTCGTGCTGAGGGATCTCAAACAGATCAGCGAAGTGGCCTACATCCGGTTCGCATCCGTCTACCGCCAGTTCCGTGGGATTGACGACTTCGTGTCGACCCTGGAAACAATGAACGCCGATCAGGAACAGAACCATCTGGCCACAGTTCGTTGA
- a CDS encoding photosystem II reaction center protein T: MESFAYVLILTLAIATLFFAIAFRDPPKIGK; this comes from the coding sequence ATGGAAAGCTTCGCTTACGTCCTCATCCTTACCCTTGCGATTGCCACCCTCTTCTTCGCAATCGCCTTCCGCGATCCGCCGAAAATCGGTAAGTGA
- the psbB gene encoding photosystem II chlorophyll-binding protein CP47 — MGLPWYRVHTVVINDPGRLLAVHLMHTALVAGWAGSMALYELAIFDPSDPVLNPMWRQGMFVMPFMSRLGVTGSWGGWSITGETGVDPGFWSFEGVAAAHIVFSGLMMLAAIWHWTYWDLEIWQDPRTGEPALDLPKIFGIHLLLAGLGCFGFGAFHLTGVFGPGMWISDPYALTGHLEAVQPSWGPEGFNPFNPGGIVAHHIAAGIVGIIAGIFHITTRPPERLYKALRMGNIETVLASAIAAVFFAAFIVAGTMWYGSAATPVELFGPTRYQWDQSYFKTEINRRVQTAMDDGATQEEAFEAIPEKLAFYDYVGNSPAKGGLFRVGPMVNGDGLATAWVGHIAFSDKEGRNLEVRRLPNFFENFPVVLQDEQGIVRADIPYRRAEAKFSFEQQGVTAKVFGGALDGQTFTDPADVKRLARKAQLGEAFDFDRETYNSDGTFRSSPRGWFTFGHATFALLFFFGHIWHGARTLYRDVFAGIDPDLGDQVEFGLFQKLGDKSTRRLPEGYVPPAGTPLN; from the coding sequence ATGGGATTGCCCTGGTATCGGGTGCACACCGTTGTCATTAATGACCCGGGCCGCCTTCTGGCTGTGCACCTCATGCATACAGCCCTCGTAGCCGGCTGGGCCGGCTCCATGGCTCTCTATGAGCTGGCCATTTTCGATCCGTCTGATCCTGTCCTGAACCCGATGTGGCGTCAGGGCATGTTCGTGATGCCTTTCATGTCCCGCCTGGGCGTGACTGGCAGCTGGGGTGGATGGAGCATCACCGGTGAAACGGGTGTTGATCCCGGCTTCTGGAGTTTCGAGGGCGTCGCTGCCGCTCACATCGTTTTCTCCGGCCTGATGATGCTGGCCGCCATCTGGCACTGGACCTACTGGGATCTTGAGATCTGGCAGGACCCGCGCACCGGCGAGCCTGCTCTCGACCTGCCGAAGATCTTCGGCATCCACCTGCTTCTCGCTGGACTCGGCTGCTTCGGCTTCGGCGCTTTCCACCTCACTGGCGTCTTCGGTCCAGGAATGTGGATCTCTGACCCTTATGCACTTACCGGTCATCTAGAGGCGGTTCAACCGTCTTGGGGACCCGAAGGTTTCAACCCCTTCAATCCCGGTGGAATCGTTGCCCACCACATTGCTGCTGGCATCGTCGGCATCATTGCCGGCATCTTCCACATCACCACGCGTCCGCCCGAGCGTCTCTACAAAGCGCTCCGGATGGGCAACATCGAAACCGTTCTGGCCAGCGCCATCGCAGCTGTGTTCTTCGCCGCTTTCATCGTGGCTGGAACCATGTGGTACGGCTCTGCTGCGACTCCTGTCGAGCTGTTTGGCCCCACCCGTTACCAGTGGGATCAGAGCTACTTCAAGACTGAGATCAACCGTCGCGTACAAACCGCGATGGACGATGGCGCTACCCAGGAAGAAGCCTTCGAGGCCATCCCTGAGAAGCTCGCCTTCTACGACTACGTCGGCAACAGCCCTGCCAAGGGCGGTCTGTTCCGTGTGGGTCCGATGGTGAACGGTGATGGTCTGGCAACCGCTTGGGTTGGTCACATCGCATTCAGCGACAAAGAAGGTCGCAACCTCGAAGTCCGCCGTCTGCCGAACTTCTTCGAAAACTTCCCTGTCGTTCTGCAAGACGAGCAAGGCATCGTCCGTGCCGACATTCCCTACCGTCGTGCGGAAGCAAAGTTCTCCTTCGAACAACAGGGCGTGACCGCCAAGGTGTTCGGTGGAGCACTGGATGGCCAGACCTTCACTGACCCTGCCGACGTGAAGCGTCTCGCCCGTAAGGCTCAGCTGGGTGAAGCCTTCGACTTCGACCGTGAGACCTACAACTCTGACGGCACGTTCCGCAGCTCGCCACGCGGCTGGTTCACCTTTGGCCACGCCACCTTCGCGCTGCTGTTCTTCTTCGGCCACATCTGGCACGGTGCCCGCACCCTGTACCGCGACGTGTTCGCTGGTATTGATCCCGACCTCGGCGATCAGGTGGAATTCGGCCTGTTCCAAAAACTGGGCGACAAGTCCACCCGTCGCCTGCCCGAGGGCTACGTTCCCCCCGCTGGAACTCCCCTCAACTGA
- a CDS encoding 2Fe-2S iron-sulfur cluster-binding protein — MPVIRFVREGRDVECYPGENLREVARREGIELYGLKGQLGNCGGCGQCITCFVSVVDEDNADALTARTAVEDSKLRRRPQEWRLACQALVEKSVMVLTRPQVRLANADSRLAAARQAPLPAGPTAWPAPPASELDEEEQDGGDGDGRDAKAATAGDEA, encoded by the coding sequence ATGCCCGTTATCCGGTTTGTTCGCGAAGGGCGTGATGTGGAGTGTTACCCCGGTGAGAATCTGCGTGAGGTGGCCCGTCGCGAGGGGATCGAGCTCTACGGCCTGAAGGGGCAGCTGGGCAATTGCGGAGGGTGTGGTCAGTGCATTACCTGCTTCGTTTCCGTGGTGGACGAAGACAACGCCGATGCGCTGACGGCACGCACTGCCGTCGAAGACAGCAAGTTGCGCCGTCGACCCCAGGAGTGGCGTCTGGCATGCCAGGCCCTGGTGGAGAAGTCCGTCATGGTTCTCACCCGGCCTCAGGTGAGGCTCGCCAATGCCGATTCGAGATTGGCTGCGGCCAGGCAGGCCCCGCTGCCGGCGGGTCCCACGGCATGGCCAGCGCCTCCGGCCAGTGAGCTCGATGAGGAGGAGCAGGATGGGGGCGATGGCGACGGCCGAGATGCCAAGGCTGCTACCGCCGGTGACGAGGCCTAG
- the psbM gene encoding photosystem II reaction center protein PsbM, protein METNDLGFVASLLFILVPAIFLIVLYIGTQNNEA, encoded by the coding sequence ATGGAAACCAACGATCTCGGATTCGTCGCCAGCCTCCTCTTCATCCTGGTTCCGGCGATCTTCCTGATCGTGCTCTACATCGGCACGCAGAACAACGAGGCCTGA
- a CDS encoding universal stress protein, whose amino-acid sequence MFRNLLIADSGKGHVEEMIRMLQDIPSLKAAKINLLHVVSEQSKSQSDGHRDEAENLLNSAITRMGLSPSSVSTLIREGDTKQTVLKVADEVQADLIVMGSRGLGRLQSILANSTSQYVFQLSTRPMLLVRDDLYVKHVNRVMVTIDGTGVGDDALRTACELVREIPGGTLTGVHVVRQESAPSRGGRTKADEVLDSAVQRARGFGVDMKAIHTEGKDIGRSVCLAASECNADLVVIASQDRRPLVARGLVDLDKLLGGSVSDYIRVHAPAPVLLVREPEQG is encoded by the coding sequence GTGTTCAGGAACCTTCTAATTGCCGACTCGGGCAAGGGTCACGTCGAGGAAATGATCCGGATGCTCCAGGACATTCCCAGCCTGAAGGCCGCAAAAATCAATTTGCTGCATGTGGTGTCGGAGCAAAGCAAGTCGCAATCCGACGGCCATCGCGACGAAGCAGAAAACCTCTTGAACAGCGCAATCACGCGCATGGGCCTGAGCCCATCAAGCGTGAGCACCTTGATTCGCGAGGGCGACACCAAGCAGACCGTGCTCAAGGTTGCCGATGAGGTTCAGGCCGACCTGATCGTGATGGGATCCCGCGGCCTGGGACGGCTTCAATCGATCCTGGCCAACAGCACCAGCCAATACGTCTTTCAACTGTCCACGCGGCCGATGCTGCTGGTGCGGGATGACCTCTACGTCAAGCATGTCAACCGCGTGATGGTGACGATCGACGGAACAGGCGTTGGGGACGACGCTCTACGCACGGCCTGCGAACTGGTGCGTGAAATCCCCGGCGGCACCCTCACCGGTGTCCATGTCGTACGTCAGGAGTCAGCACCGTCCCGGGGAGGCCGCACAAAAGCAGACGAGGTTCTTGACTCCGCTGTTCAGCGGGCCAGGGGTTTCGGCGTCGACATGAAAGCTATCCACACCGAAGGGAAGGACATCGGTCGCAGCGTTTGCCTGGCTGCATCGGAATGCAACGCCGACCTGGTGGTCATCGCCTCTCAGGACCGACGTCCTCTTGTCGCCAGAGGACTGGTGGATTTGGACAAGCTTCTGGGCGGATCAGTCAGCGACTACATCCGAGTGCACGCACCAGCCCCTGTGCTGCTGGTGCGTGAGCCTGAACAAGGCTGA
- a CDS encoding thioesterase family protein, translating into MYTLNKRVLPQHTDYAGVMWHGAYVQWLEEARVEALQAAGLGYAAMTAMGVDMPVVSLHLDYRKPLRHGDEVCVESRCPGQQGVRWPWISRFVCGDAVVAEASVNLVMVREGRVLRRVPAQLQEVMDQLVRQSL; encoded by the coding sequence ATGTACACCCTGAACAAGCGTGTGCTGCCACAGCACACCGATTACGCCGGTGTGATGTGGCATGGGGCCTATGTGCAGTGGCTTGAGGAGGCCAGGGTTGAGGCCCTCCAGGCTGCGGGCCTTGGCTATGCCGCCATGACCGCGATGGGTGTCGATATGCCGGTGGTGTCCCTTCACCTGGATTACCGCAAGCCACTCCGGCACGGCGACGAAGTGTGTGTTGAAAGCCGATGCCCTGGTCAGCAGGGGGTGCGCTGGCCATGGATCTCACGCTTTGTCTGCGGAGACGCGGTGGTTGCGGAGGCGTCGGTGAATCTGGTGATGGTGCGTGAGGGGCGCGTGCTCAGGCGCGTGCCGGCGCAGCTGCAGGAGGTGATGGATCAGCTGGTGCGCCAATCGCTCTGA
- a CDS encoding DNA-processing protein DprA: MGNARMADLRRLCRDQAIGPDQLWGWPIERLGQALAWPAHCLRDVERYRFEHGAAPKLDVPACALLPGDPGWPPGLDDVHSPPSGLYVEGDRSLLRHIHARTAIAVVGTRSASDHGLSMAEELGRGLAEAGWPVLSGLAEGIDAAAHRGCLARNGAPIAVLGTPLDRVYPAHHRSLQQQVGRQGLLISPSRSGCRVRPGHFAARNRWLVAFAQALVVVECPQRSGALISARWASRMQCPIWVVPGDARRWSSRGSNALLRDGATALIHPEDLLASIGEGPLRSEESRGKHQRLMKAIGSGATFDQLVLLLQCSPAELAPQLLALECRRELLCESGLHWRKPRP, encoded by the coding sequence TTGGGCAACGCCCGCATGGCTGATCTGCGCAGGCTTTGCCGCGACCAAGCCATCGGCCCTGATCAGCTCTGGGGGTGGCCGATCGAACGCTTGGGCCAGGCGCTGGCTTGGCCGGCGCACTGTTTGCGCGACGTTGAGCGTTACAGGTTCGAGCACGGGGCTGCTCCGAAGCTTGACGTGCCTGCTTGTGCCCTTTTGCCGGGTGATCCTGGTTGGCCTCCTGGCTTGGATGATGTGCACTCACCCCCTTCCGGGCTCTACGTCGAAGGGGATCGATCGCTGCTTCGGCACATCCATGCCCGCACAGCCATCGCAGTGGTGGGCACGCGTTCCGCCTCGGACCATGGTCTTTCCATGGCTGAAGAACTGGGCCGTGGTCTGGCCGAGGCGGGTTGGCCCGTCCTTAGTGGTCTTGCGGAAGGGATTGATGCTGCAGCCCATCGCGGCTGTTTGGCCAGAAACGGTGCACCCATCGCGGTGTTGGGGACACCCTTGGACCGTGTCTATCCAGCCCACCACCGATCGTTGCAACAGCAGGTCGGCAGGCAAGGGCTGTTGATCAGTCCGAGTCGGTCCGGCTGCCGTGTGCGCCCAGGGCACTTCGCAGCGCGGAACCGTTGGTTGGTGGCCTTTGCCCAGGCGCTCGTGGTGGTGGAGTGTCCGCAACGCAGCGGAGCATTGATTTCGGCCCGCTGGGCGAGCCGGATGCAGTGCCCTATATGGGTGGTTCCGGGGGATGCCCGCCGTTGGTCCTCTCGGGGCAGCAATGCCCTGCTTCGCGATGGTGCGACTGCCTTGATTCACCCTGAGGATCTGCTCGCTTCCATTGGCGAGGGCCCGTTGAGGTCAGAGGAGTCACGCGGCAAGCATCAACGGTTGATGAAGGCCATTGGCTCAGGGGCGACCTTTGATCAGCTGGTGCTTCTTTTGCAGTGCTCCCCCGCTGAGCTGGCCCCCCAGCTTTTGGCGCTCGAATGTCGGCGCGAACTGCTGTGTGAATCTGGATTGCATTGGCGCAAGCCTCGGCCTTGA
- the prmC gene encoding peptide chain release factor N(5)-glutamine methyltransferase encodes MAQASALRDCTTVAGTDVLQWRRRQLARGGTAADLDWLLDLAAGLRWASLQRLLLDPTRTVALEQSLEVLSELWERHLHGNVPLQHLVGLCPWRDVLLESSPAALIPRQETELLVDLAMSQFKATPPARWADLGTGSGAIAVALARAWPTAPGHGVDLSSDALQLAERNLERCAPHHNCSLHLGSWWSPLKSWWGSLDLVVSNPPYIPSAVVDGLEAVVRDHEPHLALLGGADGLDAIRTVVDGALMGLSPGGWLLLEHHHDQSAQVTQLLRDAGLVEVRAAADLEGTLRFALACKPAASS; translated from the coding sequence TTGGCGCAAGCCTCGGCCTTGAGAGACTGCACAACCGTTGCCGGCACTGATGTGTTGCAGTGGCGGCGCCGACAACTCGCCCGGGGTGGCACCGCGGCTGATCTGGATTGGCTGCTTGATCTGGCCGCTGGTCTTCGTTGGGCCAGCCTGCAACGGCTGTTGCTGGACCCCACGCGCACCGTCGCCCTGGAGCAGTCCCTTGAGGTGCTCTCTGAGCTGTGGGAGCGTCACCTTCATGGGAATGTTCCCCTCCAGCACCTGGTTGGGCTCTGTCCCTGGCGGGATGTGCTGCTTGAGTCGTCGCCTGCCGCCTTGATTCCCCGTCAGGAAACGGAACTGCTGGTGGATCTGGCCATGAGCCAGTTTAAAGCCACCCCTCCCGCTCGTTGGGCTGACCTCGGCACTGGTTCAGGAGCCATCGCTGTGGCTCTGGCCCGTGCCTGGCCCACGGCACCAGGGCATGGCGTTGACCTCAGTTCCGATGCCTTGCAGTTGGCAGAACGCAATCTTGAGCGTTGCGCCCCGCATCACAACTGTTCGCTGCACCTCGGGTCGTGGTGGTCTCCCCTCAAGAGCTGGTGGGGAAGCCTGGATTTGGTGGTCAGCAATCCTCCATACATCCCCAGTGCTGTGGTTGACGGTCTTGAGGCTGTGGTGCGTGACCACGAACCTCACTTGGCGTTGCTTGGGGGAGCAGATGGCTTGGATGCGATCCGCACGGTGGTGGATGGCGCCCTAATGGGGCTGTCGCCCGGAGGTTGGCTTCTGCTCGAACACCACCACGACCAGAGCGCTCAGGTGACGCAGCTGCTGCGGGATGCCGGCTTGGTGGAGGTCAGAGCGGCCGCTGATCTTGAGGGGACCCTCCGCTTTGCGCTTGCTTGCAAACCTGCCGCATCAAGCTGA
- a CDS encoding L-threonylcarbamoyladenylate synthase, whose translation MKEGFMPAPVLAASDLALLLRAGEAAIIPTDTLPGLAVLPDQAQTLWLLKCRPADKPLILMGASVNDLLQEVEGPCHREVEALAERYWPGALTLVLPARDGGAGRYLNPGGTTLGCRIPACEQTRALLQISGPLATTSANRSGEPASTTAAEAALVFPDVAQLGPQPWPQPSGQASTVLVWVEEGRWRLVRRGAVIPAGVEVLE comes from the coding sequence ATGAAGGAAGGATTCATGCCTGCTCCGGTTCTGGCCGCCTCCGACCTGGCGCTGCTGCTTCGTGCCGGTGAAGCCGCCATCATTCCCACCGACACGCTGCCGGGCCTGGCGGTGCTTCCCGATCAAGCCCAGACCCTCTGGCTCTTGAAATGCCGACCAGCCGATAAGCCCCTCATTTTGATGGGTGCATCCGTCAATGACTTGCTCCAAGAGGTTGAGGGGCCCTGCCATCGGGAGGTTGAAGCTTTGGCTGAGCGCTATTGGCCTGGAGCGCTCACGCTGGTGTTGCCTGCCCGTGATGGTGGTGCGGGCCGGTATCTCAACCCAGGTGGAACAACCCTGGGCTGCCGCATTCCGGCCTGTGAGCAGACCCGCGCGCTGCTTCAGATCAGCGGGCCGTTGGCCACCACCAGTGCCAATCGCTCCGGTGAACCCGCCAGCACGACCGCAGCAGAGGCGGCTCTGGTTTTCCCTGATGTCGCGCAGCTGGGTCCCCAGCCCTGGCCTCAACCCTCGGGCCAGGCCAGCACGGTGTTGGTCTGGGTGGAGGAAGGACGCTGGCGCCTGGTGCGCCGGGGTGCTGTGATTCCAGCAGGGGTTGAGGTGCTCGAGTGA
- a CDS encoding response regulator transcription factor: protein MKPRIPNLLTPAEQRVVLLFLEGLNNRAIAQRLVISHRTVECHISRALRKSGCRNRLELVLWLISDQDPALNRLAAGTMQPMPA from the coding sequence TTGAAACCTCGAATCCCGAACCTCCTCACCCCCGCTGAACAGCGGGTGGTGCTGTTGTTCCTCGAAGGCCTCAACAACCGAGCCATCGCCCAGCGGTTGGTGATCAGTCATCGCACCGTTGAATGCCACATCAGCAGGGCACTCCGGAAAAGCGGATGTCGCAATCGACTCGAGCTGGTGCTTTGGCTGATTAGCGATCAAGACCCCGCCTTGAATCGCCTGGCAGCCGGTACGATGCAGCCCATGCCGGCTTAG
- the minE gene encoding cell division topological specificity factor MinE, which produces MTLKEFIDKLLRRQPASAETAKERLQLVLAHDRSDLNPELLEQMRREILEVVARYVEIDLAEGDVSLETEDRVTALVANLPIRRPIAQPAKVEPSEQQPAQA; this is translated from the coding sequence ATGACACTCAAGGAATTCATCGACAAACTCCTGCGCCGTCAGCCCGCCAGTGCAGAAACAGCCAAAGAGCGGCTGCAGTTGGTGCTGGCCCACGACCGCAGCGACCTCAATCCGGAGCTGCTCGAACAAATGCGGCGCGAGATCCTCGAAGTGGTGGCCCGCTACGTGGAGATCGACCTCGCTGAAGGTGATGTGAGCCTCGAGACGGAAGATCGCGTCACCGCCCTGGTGGCGAACCTGCCGATCCGTCGCCCGATCGCCCAACCCGCCAAGGTGGAACCCTCTGAGCAGCAACCTGCTCAAGCTTGA